One stretch of Chitinophagales bacterium DNA includes these proteins:
- the lpxB gene encoding lipid-A-disaccharide synthase has protein sequence MKLYIIAGEASGDLHASNLVKQIRLINPQVQFRGFGGDLMQNQGVHLTKHYSETAFMGFFEVLTHLNKIMGFIELCKKDIISWKPDALILVDYPGFNLRIAEFAKNMGLKVFYYISPQVWAWKASRVNKIKKYVDRMFVILPFEKSFYGKWGHEVEFVGHPLLDALSGFESNKNQGAKDDEQIVALLPGSRRQEIKKVLPVMTSVIKDFPGYRFIVAGVGSVEKQVYQSIIQKSRCEIIFNDTYSLLATAMAAIVTSGTATLETALFNVPEVVCYKANPVSVFLARKMVSIKYISLVNLIADKEVVKELIQHQANYENIKFELKRLLEDNNYRNRILSDYEMLKNKLGGMGASQKTAAAILEMLQN, from the coding sequence ATGAAGCTGTATATTATAGCCGGAGAAGCATCGGGTGATCTTCACGCTTCTAACCTTGTTAAACAGATAAGGCTCATTAATCCTCAAGTGCAATTCCGTGGTTTTGGAGGCGATTTAATGCAGAACCAGGGAGTACATCTTACAAAGCATTACAGTGAAACTGCTTTCATGGGCTTTTTTGAAGTATTAACTCACCTGAATAAAATAATGGGATTTATTGAGCTCTGTAAAAAAGATATTATTAGCTGGAAACCTGATGCGCTGATCCTGGTTGACTATCCCGGCTTTAATTTACGAATAGCCGAATTTGCAAAGAACATGGGACTAAAAGTTTTTTACTACATCTCACCGCAGGTATGGGCGTGGAAAGCATCACGCGTTAATAAGATTAAAAAATATGTGGACAGGATGTTTGTAATTCTTCCTTTCGAAAAATCCTTTTATGGAAAATGGGGTCATGAAGTGGAATTTGTAGGGCATCCATTACTAGACGCCCTTTCAGGCTTTGAATCAAATAAAAATCAGGGAGCCAAAGATGATGAGCAAATAGTGGCCCTCTTGCCTGGTTCCAGGAGACAGGAAATAAAAAAAGTATTACCTGTAATGACCAGCGTCATTAAAGACTTTCCCGGTTATCGTTTCATTGTAGCAGGAGTTGGTTCTGTGGAAAAGCAGGTTTATCAATCCATTATTCAAAAATCGAGGTGTGAAATAATTTTTAATGATACCTATTCCCTATTGGCTACGGCCATGGCGGCAATCGTTACCTCGGGAACAGCAACACTCGAAACAGCTTTATTCAATGTTCCTGAAGTCGTCTGTTACAAAGCAAATCCGGTCTCTGTTTTTTTAGCAAGGAAGATGGTAAGTATAAAATACATTTCCCTTGTAAATCTAATTGCTGATAAGGAAGTGGTAAAGGAATTGATTCAGCATCAGGCGAACTATGAAAATATTAAATTTGAATTGAAAAGATTGCTTGAGGACAATAACTACCGTAATCGTATTTTATCAGATTACGAAATGCTAAAGAACAAACTTGGAGGAATGGGTGCTTCCCAAAAGACAGCAGCAGCAATACTTGAAATGCTGCAGAATTAA
- a CDS encoding dipeptidase, which translates to MDVLPYLNLNKDRFLSELFEMLRIPSVSADPKFSDDVFEAAEYVRKKISDAGADNAELIHTEGFPVVYGEKIIDPQLPTVLVYGHYDVQPADPYDLWETPPFEPEIRGEKIYARGSCDDKGQMYMHVKAFEIMMKTKSLPCNIKFMIEGEEEVGSAHLNDFLVKNKDKLTADVVVVSDSSMISMDCPSLTIGLRGLSYMEVEVTSANRDLHSGTYGGAVANPINILAKMIASLKDENNHITIPHFYDDVIEYSEVQRAEMSKRPFNLQQYMEELGINDIEGEKGYTTVERATIRPTLDCNGIWGGYTGAGAKTVLPSKVFAKISMRLVPNQTSDKISDLFAKHIESIAPKSVTIKINRHHGGEPVVTPTDSIAYAAARKAIEKTFGKIPIPTFEGGSIPVIASFEKILGIKSLLMGFGLDSDALHSPNEHYGLANFYKGIETIPFFYQYFAEMNRKQ; encoded by the coding sequence ATGGATGTTCTTCCCTATCTCAACTTAAATAAAGATCGCTTCCTGAGTGAATTATTTGAAATGCTTCGCATTCCATCTGTCAGCGCAGATCCAAAGTTCAGCGATGATGTATTTGAAGCAGCAGAATATGTGAGGAAAAAAATTTCAGATGCTGGTGCAGATAATGCAGAGCTCATTCATACCGAAGGGTTTCCTGTGGTATATGGAGAAAAAATTATTGATCCGCAGTTGCCCACTGTACTGGTATATGGTCATTATGATGTGCAGCCTGCTGATCCGTATGATTTATGGGAGACTCCTCCGTTTGAACCCGAGATTCGGGGAGAAAAAATTTATGCACGTGGTTCATGTGATGATAAAGGTCAAATGTATATGCATGTGAAAGCTTTTGAGATTATGATGAAAACAAAATCGCTGCCATGCAATATCAAGTTTATGATCGAAGGGGAGGAGGAAGTTGGATCTGCACATTTAAATGATTTCCTGGTTAAAAATAAGGACAAATTAACTGCTGATGTAGTTGTAGTTTCTGATTCCTCCATGATATCAATGGATTGTCCCTCTCTTACAATCGGCCTGCGTGGCTTGAGTTACATGGAAGTGGAGGTTACTTCTGCCAATCGTGATTTGCATTCAGGAACATATGGAGGTGCTGTTGCAAATCCGATTAATATTCTTGCTAAAATGATTGCCTCGCTTAAGGATGAAAATAACCACATTACAATACCTCATTTTTATGATGATGTAATTGAATACAGTGAGGTGCAACGGGCCGAAATGTCGAAACGTCCATTTAACCTGCAGCAATACATGGAGGAATTGGGTATTAATGATATAGAAGGTGAAAAAGGCTATACCACCGTGGAGCGGGCTACTATTCGCCCAACCCTTGATTGTAATGGAATCTGGGGAGGATATACAGGAGCAGGTGCTAAAACGGTGCTTCCCTCAAAGGTCTTTGCAAAAATTTCAATGCGATTGGTTCCAAACCAGACCAGCGATAAAATTTCCGACCTTTTTGCAAAACATATAGAATCCATCGCCCCTAAATCTGTTACGATAAAAATAAATCGCCACCATGGCGGAGAGCCGGTTGTAACGCCGACTGATTCTATAGCGTATGCGGCTGCCCGAAAAGCCATAGAGAAAACATTTGGTAAAATCCCGATTCCTACCTTTGAGGGTGGAAGTATACCGGTAATTGCTTCATTCGAAAAAATCCTGGGGATCAAATCTCTTTTAATGGGATTTGGCCTTGATAGTGATGCTTTACATTCACCAAATGAACATTATGGCCTTGCAAACTTCTATAAAGGGATAGAAACAATCCCCTTTTTTTATCAATACTTTGCAGAAATGAACCGAAAGCAATAA
- a CDS encoding BamA/TamA family outer membrane protein — translation MQYGRFLMLIGIVVSIGFSSCSINNHLQAINPLYTGAELNINKGSNPTIPSVIDTKLKEAILPKPNKKTLGTQLPLYFYYHTRDPKKKKKKGWHYFWKYKVGQAPVLMSSVHPDHVSRLMENRLSTNGYFHSTVTYKINVKDSLRASIVYTANVAPAYYLDALEYPTDTTQRLQKIVGAAASKSFIRTGDRYNLDIIKKERERIDSILKTEGYFYFNPDFLLFQADTNIGNHQINLWLRLKNGLPKEATNMYRVNDIYLFPEYNLHLNDTLSGDTVRVDSIYFISAYHEFKPKIIANQVYFSKNKIYSAKDYDLTLRRLIGLGTFKYGNIKLEPSSIGSDSLLDARIYLTPFAKGSIRTEVEGVTKSSGFTGPGLSVTFRNRNLFHGAEQFSLKFDGNYEVSLRGGQQSSAFQFSVSPQLQFPRFLVPFPTKQGSSVFVPRTNIGANYTIAVRTGLFTLNSYSANFGYVWKETLTKQHELNPIAITYVRPSNETDSFKALIKLYPSLLQQFEQQYILGSNYTYTFTNQVYPWIRNPVFFQGRIDLSGNIIYGLQSVTSAKKDTSNAYEIFNNPYSQFTKVQLDFRYYYRLGKVTKLVSRLFVGVGLPYGNSNVMPYYQSFSSGGASSLRGFQFASVGPGASIPIQLQTVNIFNQVADMKLEANLEYRFPIISYLKGALFMDAGNVWNIRPGSLGEDAVFKLNNFFNQLAVDAGAGLRLDITYFVIRVDVGYPLRYPFLNCGQHWVFHPYDSSDPTCVKPKPIVFFAVGYPF, via the coding sequence ATGCAGTATGGCAGGTTTTTGATGCTTATAGGGATTGTAGTAAGTATTGGATTTTCATCCTGTAGCATTAATAACCATTTACAGGCAATAAATCCACTTTACACCGGCGCTGAATTAAACATAAATAAGGGCAGCAATCCTACGATACCCTCTGTTATTGATACAAAACTAAAAGAGGCTATTCTACCAAAACCTAACAAGAAAACTCTGGGTACGCAGCTGCCTTTATATTTTTACTATCATACCCGGGATCCGAAAAAGAAGAAAAAAAAAGGCTGGCATTACTTCTGGAAATATAAGGTAGGTCAGGCTCCCGTGCTTATGAGCTCTGTGCATCCTGACCATGTATCCCGGCTTATGGAAAACCGGCTATCAACTAATGGTTACTTTCATTCAACTGTTACCTATAAAATTAATGTGAAGGATAGTCTCAGAGCCAGCATTGTTTATACAGCAAATGTTGCCCCTGCTTATTACTTAGATGCTCTTGAATATCCTACGGATACTACGCAGCGACTCCAAAAAATAGTTGGCGCCGCTGCATCAAAATCATTTATCAGGACCGGAGACCGCTATAATCTTGATATTATTAAAAAAGAACGCGAGCGAATTGATAGCATCCTGAAAACTGAAGGATACTTTTATTTTAACCCGGATTTTTTATTATTTCAGGCTGATACAAATATAGGGAACCATCAGATTAATTTATGGCTACGACTAAAAAACGGTTTGCCAAAGGAAGCTACAAATATGTATCGCGTGAACGATATTTATTTATTTCCTGAATACAACCTGCATCTAAATGATACTTTGTCAGGAGATACTGTAAGAGTGGATAGTATTTATTTTATTTCCGCTTATCATGAGTTCAAGCCTAAAATAATTGCTAACCAGGTTTATTTTTCAAAAAATAAAATATATTCTGCAAAGGATTATGATCTTACACTTAGAAGGTTGATCGGTTTGGGGACTTTCAAATATGGAAATATTAAGCTGGAGCCTTCATCTATCGGTTCCGACAGTTTGCTTGATGCAAGGATCTATCTGACGCCTTTTGCGAAAGGATCTATAAGAACGGAGGTAGAAGGCGTTACAAAATCAAGCGGTTTTACGGGCCCTGGCCTAAGTGTTACTTTCCGTAACAGGAACTTATTCCATGGAGCAGAACAATTTTCACTCAAGTTTGATGGAAATTATGAGGTAAGTCTTCGCGGAGGACAACAATCAAGTGCATTTCAATTTAGCGTTTCCCCTCAATTGCAATTTCCACGCTTTCTCGTTCCGTTCCCGACAAAACAGGGTTCGAGTGTATTCGTACCCCGCACCAATATAGGAGCTAACTATACAATTGCCGTAAGAACCGGTTTATTTACCCTGAATTCTTACAGTGCCAATTTTGGATATGTGTGGAAAGAAACCTTAACCAAACAGCATGAATTAAATCCTATTGCTATTACCTATGTCCGCCCAAGCAATGAAACCGATTCTTTCAAAGCACTGATCAAATTATATCCATCCCTGTTGCAGCAATTCGAACAGCAGTATATCCTTGGAAGCAATTATACTTACACCTTTACAAACCAGGTTTATCCATGGATTCGAAACCCCGTTTTCTTCCAGGGCCGTATCGATCTGTCAGGGAATATTATCTATGGCCTGCAATCGGTTACATCCGCTAAAAAGGATACCAGTAATGCCTACGAAATTTTTAATAATCCATATTCCCAATTTACTAAGGTACAGTTGGATTTCAGGTATTATTACCGGTTAGGAAAGGTAACAAAATTGGTAAGCCGGCTCTTTGTGGGTGTTGGTCTGCCTTATGGGAATTCTAATGTAATGCCCTATTACCAAAGCTTTTCCAGCGGGGGGGCCAGCAGTTTACGCGGATTTCAGTTTGCCTCTGTAGGTCCCGGGGCATCAATTCCTATTCAATTACAAACCGTAAACATCTTTAACCAGGTTGCCGATATGAAGCTTGAAGCGAATCTCGAATACCGGTTTCCCATCATCAGCTATTTAAAGGGAGCATTATTTATGGATGCAGGAAATGTCTGGAATATTCGCCCTGGTAGTTTAGGAGAAGATGCTGTATTTAAGCTGAACAATTTTTTCAATCAACTTGCTGTAGATGCCGGTGCAGGATTAAGGCTGGATATTACCTATTTTGTAATTCGTGTTGATGTAGGTTATCCGCTTCGATATCCTTTTTTGAATTGTGGCCAGCATTGGGTTTTTCATCCATACGATAGCAGCGATCCTACCTGCGTAAAACCCAAACCAATAGTATTCTTTGCCGTGGGTTACCCTTTCTAA
- a CDS encoding translocation/assembly module TamB, which yields MELEEINLSFPKSLYFKNFYIEDDKKDTLLFAGKVFIDIDMMTLFKNAVIIHSFSLENATVHINRTLPDSSYNFDFIVNAFSSDSPAPVTADSAGTMNIILDNASFKDVLFTYHDSVSGSNMDVKIGSLSAPFRSFNFNEKKFIAGDLEIKNSNISIVNTLPASSASAPASSPFEYQIGAKKILVNNVNFFYADSATHIRTAAAIGICEVRPGTIDLDKQIFKFEKIDLENSSGYFSSIKDTSVSTTVSSADSTVPLNISVKGLTLKGFNYSYDIRNAPFVQNAVDYNHLGLKDVNTQIQDISFEGTNISANIKNLSAQDKSGFELKSLTALISMTETGFSMKNFLAETGSSRIGTDVAITYPSIESITNNPGEMGMAVTLKNSRLSIRDLLMVYPALKENQYVVPNQNRTIFFSGQVKGKLNNFSFSNFDVRPAYNTELAAFGSVRGLPDVNHALFDITISKLSSTNADVASLLPENSLPPTLDLPEKFLITGNFKGSVSDFHSYLTLSGSDGSASAEVTMKPSGGKVSHYSITAKTDDFYLGQIIRQKETIGTITMQADINGEGFSLEDLNTTINATISKIDALDYTYHNITINGKIANQFFNGDASINDSAIAFKFAGAASLNQNDPNYNFDLDVGYADLRKLNFYKEDLLFSGKINGDFTGNDLRTLNGSIQMDNGILAHNGIKHPLGPVYLDASTRDSMFNLDLLSAILSAHYLGNIPPTQGISALIQHFNYYFNKDNYIAADTFGNPRVDFAASIFDQQKLIPVFVPGFQSLDSVNLEGEFRSNQKFLNITGISRGMVYNNIRFDSLNLSARSDAEQFTYLVTLRSIYDSGYVLQHPALFGSARNDSINAFVKFGRDPENPSMYLGGSLTQQDSNYKFHVNPNRLIIAGEQWQAPDDNYVSFGTKGYYAHNFQLSNDTSFVLVNSSKELPNAPMEATFKQFNLGKILSSLVDTSKKVSGVVNGTVLIKDFKTFGFTSNITVDDLGYKRTQFGNLSLVANNEGANQYNVNLKLQGMRNGLLVDGSYRTGSADAIDFTVKMDSLNITLLEPFLSAYVKNMKGGMKGNFKITGSAALPAIRGSAQFDSAAVQLVATNAPLLFGDEPITFDETGIHFHELTLYDYYNHTGSVDGDMFTTDYKDYKFALDIITENFMAISASKKINPLFFGILNLDSKTTIRGDLLRIKIDTRARIREGTNLIYALSNADTTINSEQGIVEFVNVGSQLDSLLAIRKDTVIKSFTGLDITAAIDVDDSAKFKVVVDADAGDKLTVQGHGSLNYDLNPSGKMSLTGRFEVLRGNYSLTLYNFLKRDFQVKPGGSISWSGDPMNADIDLTATYTSRTSPSALLEEGVSSGQEAVPQYSQELDFEVDLNLKGSMLHPGLSFGIDLPVNQRGAAGGAVYQKLSQLNSPSYEPELNKQVFALLVLNSFIPADPFASSGGGSGGGYVENFARKSASQLLTSQLNRLSSSFVKGVNLNFNLNSYNDVTATGTQAVTTLDVGLRKNLFNNRLQFYVGSHFPINGTQQSGSAGTLNGDFSLEYLITSDGRFRTSVFSRQDYGDIFEGQVLETGGTFTFTKDYNKLADLFRKQVAEDASIYKKKKKEAIQQP from the coding sequence GTGGAATTGGAAGAAATAAACCTTTCATTTCCGAAATCTCTTTATTTTAAAAACTTTTATATTGAAGATGACAAGAAAGATACACTGCTTTTCGCAGGAAAGGTTTTTATAGATATTGATATGATGACCTTATTTAAAAATGCTGTCATCATCCATTCCTTTTCCCTTGAAAATGCTACAGTACATATTAACCGGACATTGCCGGACAGCAGTTATAACTTTGATTTTATTGTAAATGCTTTTTCTTCAGATTCTCCTGCACCAGTCACTGCCGATTCAGCCGGCACGATGAATATTATTCTCGATAATGCATCTTTTAAAGATGTGCTCTTTACCTATCATGACTCAGTTAGCGGTAGCAATATGGATGTAAAGATCGGATCACTTAGTGCTCCGTTTCGTTCATTCAATTTTAATGAAAAAAAATTTATTGCGGGCGACCTTGAGATAAAAAATTCAAATATATCCATCGTAAACACGTTGCCTGCATCTTCCGCTTCCGCACCTGCTTCCTCTCCCTTTGAATATCAGATAGGGGCAAAAAAAATCCTTGTTAATAATGTAAATTTTTTCTATGCTGATTCTGCCACCCATATACGAACAGCTGCAGCAATTGGCATTTGTGAAGTGAGACCTGGGACTATAGATCTGGATAAACAAATCTTTAAATTTGAGAAGATTGATCTTGAAAATTCATCCGGGTATTTTAGCTCAATTAAGGATACGTCTGTTTCAACTACGGTTTCATCAGCGGATAGCACTGTTCCATTAAATATTTCTGTTAAGGGGCTAACCTTAAAAGGATTCAACTATAGTTATGATATACGAAATGCTCCTTTTGTACAAAATGCGGTAGACTATAATCATCTTGGGCTAAAAGATGTAAATACGCAGATTCAGGATATTTCTTTTGAAGGAACAAATATTTCTGCAAACATTAAAAATCTTTCTGCGCAAGATAAAAGTGGTTTCGAACTGAAATCATTAACCGCCTTAATAAGCATGACTGAAACAGGTTTTTCGATGAAAAATTTTTTGGCTGAAACCGGAAGCAGCCGCATAGGAACAGATGTTGCAATTACCTATCCGTCGATTGAATCAATAACCAATAATCCCGGTGAAATGGGTATGGCAGTTACTTTAAAAAACAGCCGTCTTTCTATACGTGATCTGTTAATGGTATATCCTGCTCTAAAAGAAAATCAATATGTTGTTCCAAACCAGAACCGCACCATATTTTTTTCAGGACAGGTAAAGGGAAAGCTTAACAACTTCTCATTTTCAAACTTCGACGTCAGACCTGCTTATAACACAGAGTTAGCAGCCTTTGGATCCGTGCGGGGGTTACCTGATGTTAATCATGCTTTATTTGATATAACCATTTCGAAGCTTTCATCAACTAATGCTGATGTAGCTTCCTTATTACCTGAAAATAGTTTGCCTCCGACACTCGATTTACCGGAAAAATTTTTGATTACCGGAAATTTCAAAGGCTCAGTCTCCGATTTTCATTCTTACCTCACACTTTCAGGCAGCGATGGCAGTGCTTCAGCTGAGGTAACCATGAAGCCTTCAGGTGGTAAGGTCAGCCACTACAGCATTACTGCCAAAACTGATGACTTTTATCTGGGCCAAATTATAAGGCAAAAAGAAACCATCGGTACCATTACAATGCAGGCCGATATAAATGGTGAAGGATTTTCATTGGAGGATTTAAATACCACCATAAATGCAACAATAAGCAAAATAGATGCCCTCGACTATACCTACCATAACATTACTATAAATGGAAAAATTGCAAATCAGTTTTTTAATGGTGATGCTTCCATTAATGATTCTGCAATTGCTTTTAAGTTCGCAGGAGCAGCAAGTCTTAATCAGAACGATCCCAATTATAATTTTGATCTGGATGTGGGCTATGCAGACCTACGGAAATTAAATTTTTATAAGGAGGATCTTTTATTCTCAGGTAAAATTAATGGCGACTTTACAGGAAACGACCTGCGCACTCTTAATGGAAGCATTCAAATGGATAATGGAATCCTGGCTCACAACGGCATCAAGCATCCACTGGGGCCGGTATATTTGGATGCCAGCACACGTGACAGCATGTTTAACCTTGATTTACTCTCCGCCATTCTTTCTGCACACTATCTTGGAAACATTCCGCCTACACAGGGAATATCTGCTCTTATCCAGCATTTTAATTATTATTTTAATAAGGATAATTATATCGCTGCGGATACATTTGGAAATCCGAGGGTTGATTTTGCAGCCTCCATATTTGATCAGCAAAAATTAATTCCGGTTTTTGTTCCCGGTTTTCAGTCTCTTGACTCTGTAAATTTAGAAGGCGAATTCCGAAGCAATCAAAAGTTTCTCAATATAACAGGTATATCGCGTGGAATGGTATATAACAATATACGGTTTGATTCCCTGAATCTGAGTGCAAGGTCAGATGCCGAACAATTTACCTACCTGGTAACTTTGCGCAGTATTTATGATTCAGGATATGTACTTCAACACCCGGCTTTGTTTGGTTCTGCACGCAATGACTCCATTAATGCCTTCGTCAAATTTGGCAGGGACCCCGAAAATCCATCAATGTATTTAGGTGGTTCACTTACTCAACAAGACAGTAATTACAAATTTCATGTTAATCCCAACCGGCTGATAATTGCAGGTGAACAATGGCAAGCCCCGGATGACAATTACGTGTCTTTTGGAACAAAAGGGTATTACGCGCACAATTTTCAGCTTTCTAATGATACCAGCTTTGTGTTAGTAAACAGCAGTAAAGAACTTCCAAATGCTCCAATGGAAGCCACCTTCAAACAATTCAATCTCGGCAAAATTTTAAGCTCTTTGGTAGATACTTCAAAAAAAGTGAGCGGAGTTGTTAATGGAACGGTGCTGATTAAAGATTTTAAAACATTTGGCTTTACTTCAAACATTACTGTTGATGATTTGGGTTATAAAAGAACGCAGTTTGGCAATCTTTCACTTGTTGCAAATAATGAAGGAGCAAATCAGTACAATGTTAATTTAAAGCTGCAGGGAATGAGAAACGGGTTATTGGTAGATGGAAGCTACCGTACCGGCAGTGCAGATGCAATTGATTTTACTGTAAAAATGGATAGTTTAAATATTACATTATTAGAGCCATTTCTCTCTGCATATGTTAAAAATATGAAAGGAGGCATGAAAGGAAATTTTAAAATAACCGGTTCTGCAGCATTACCAGCCATAAGAGGTTCAGCACAGTTTGATAGTGCTGCTGTACAGCTGGTTGCTACTAATGCCCCCTTACTATTCGGAGATGAACCCATCACATTTGATGAGACAGGAATTCACTTTCATGAGTTGACTTTATATGATTACTACAACCATACCGGCAGTGTTGATGGTGATATGTTTACTACAGATTATAAGGACTACAAATTTGCACTGGATATCATCACAGAAAATTTCATGGCAATCAGTGCCAGTAAAAAAATTAATCCTTTATTCTTTGGTATCCTTAATCTCGATAGCAAAACAACAATCAGGGGTGACCTTCTCCGGATAAAAATTGATACCCGGGCAAGAATCAGGGAAGGTACTAACCTCATATACGCTTTATCAAACGCTGATACTACCATAAATTCAGAACAAGGAATTGTAGAATTTGTAAACGTTGGCAGTCAGCTTGATTCTTTGCTTGCAATAAGAAAAGATACTGTTATAAAATCCTTTACAGGTCTCGATATAACAGCAGCTATTGATGTAGATGATTCTGCAAAATTTAAAGTTGTGGTAGATGCTGATGCCGGAGATAAGCTAACTGTTCAGGGCCATGGCTCTTTAAACTACGATTTAAACCCCAGTGGAAAAATGTCCCTTACGGGACGTTTTGAAGTATTACGCGGTAATTACTCCCTCACGTTATATAATTTTTTGAAAAGAGATTTTCAGGTAAAACCCGGTGGTTCGATAAGCTGGAGCGGTGATCCAATGAATGCTGATATAGACCTTACTGCTACCTATACCTCCCGAACCTCTCCTTCTGCCCTGCTGGAAGAAGGGGTTTCATCAGGACAGGAAGCGGTGCCGCAGTATAGCCAGGAACTAGATTTTGAAGTGGATCTAAATCTTAAAGGAAGCATGCTGCATCCCGGCCTTAGTTTTGGAATTGACTTACCGGTTAATCAGCGAGGGGCTGCAGGGGGGGCAGTGTATCAAAAACTTTCGCAATTAAATTCACCGAGTTATGAACCGGAGCTAAACAAACAGGTTTTTGCATTATTGGTCTTAAATTCATTTATACCAGCAGATCCCTTTGCCTCGTCAGGAGGTGGTAGCGGTGGAGGTTATGTTGAAAATTTTGCACGAAAAAGCGCCAGTCAGCTGCTCACCAGTCAATTGAATCGCCTTTCGTCAAGTTTTGTAAAGGGTGTTAATCTCAATTTTAATCTTAACTCGTATAATGACGTAACGGCTACGGGAACGCAGGCCGTTACGACTTTGGACGTAGGACTGAGAAAAAATCTTTTTAATAACCGATTGCAATTTTATGTAGGAAGCCATTTTCCTATCAACGGCACACAACAGAGCGGAAGCGCTGGTACCTTAAATGGCGATTTTTCGCTCGAATACCTGATAACATCCGATGGAAGATTCCGGACGAGCGTTTTTAGCAGGCAGGATTATGGAGATATTTTTGAAGGTCAGGTTTTAGAGACGGGTGGTACTTTTACATTCACAAAGGATTATAATAAACTTGCTGATCTGTTCAGAAAGCAAGTGGCAGAAGATGCTTCCATTTATAAAAAGAAGAAAAAGGAAGCAATTCAGCAACCTTGA
- a CDS encoding NAD(P)H-dependent oxidoreductase, translating to MNIAIISASIREHASTRRVAAHLLQQMKSNSHLHPEVIDLAVYDYPIWKEVFDKEINPPAMCVELHHKLLDADALIFVTPEYNGSYSLALKNMIDYFSIKAFEKKAIGVTAVSTGALGGIRAGLHLQQLILAIYAIPVPQMLLVPQINHRFDENGNLLDASFEKNVMAFLRDFIWLAQAIHTRKNIELKSEPDYKHA from the coding sequence ATGAATATTGCCATTATTTCTGCCAGTATCAGAGAACATGCTTCCACACGCCGCGTAGCTGCACATTTACTACAGCAAATGAAATCTAATTCTCATCTGCATCCGGAAGTAATTGACCTTGCTGTTTATGATTATCCCATCTGGAAAGAAGTATTTGATAAGGAAATAAATCCACCAGCGATGTGTGTAGAACTGCATCACAAGCTGCTGGATGCTGATGCTTTAATTTTTGTAACTCCTGAATACAATGGCAGCTATTCTCTCGCTTTAAAAAATATGATCGATTACTTTAGCATTAAAGCATTTGAAAAAAAAGCGATTGGTGTAACTGCCGTTTCCACAGGCGCGCTGGGAGGAATAAGAGCCGGACTACACCTTCAACAGCTTATTCTTGCAATTTATGCTATTCCGGTACCGCAAATGCTGCTGGTACCTCAAATCAATCACCGTTTCGATGAAAACGGCAATCTATTAGATGCAAGCTTTGAAAAAAATGTAATGGCATTTCTGCGTGATTTTATCTGGCTCGCCCAGGCTATTCACACCAGGAAAAATATTGAATTAAAATCCGAACCGGACTATAAGCATGCATAA
- a CDS encoding polyprenol monophosphomannose synthase yields MGLKNTIITIPTYNERENISRMIGEIFFLYPEANVLILDDGSPDQTATAVKSLQKSYPDKLFLLERKNKQGLGTAYIAGFKWAIEKGYEYIFEMDADFSHPPKDIQRLYEACAYQGCDVAIGSRYTRGGHVKNWPTGRVFMSKYASMYVRLVTWMPISDTTAGFICYRKKVLEAIDLDKIKFVGYAFQIEMKYASWKLGFKIKEVPITFTDRIKGNSKMSKGIFKEAVIGVLKMKWNGIFHSYTK; encoded by the coding sequence ATCGGATTGAAAAATACCATTATTACCATACCGACTTATAACGAGCGGGAAAATATTTCCCGGATGATCGGTGAAATTTTTTTTCTTTATCCTGAAGCCAATGTATTAATTCTCGATGACGGATCTCCGGATCAGACTGCAACTGCTGTAAAAAGCCTTCAGAAATCATATCCTGATAAACTTTTTCTCCTCGAACGAAAAAATAAACAGGGACTCGGCACTGCATATATTGCAGGATTTAAATGGGCCATTGAAAAAGGATATGAGTATATATTCGAAATGGATGCTGATTTTTCTCATCCTCCCAAAGACATACAGCGGCTATACGAAGCCTGTGCTTACCAGGGATGTGATGTAGCAATTGGTAGCCGGTATACACGTGGGGGTCATGTAAAGAACTGGCCAACAGGTCGCGTGTTTATGTCAAAGTATGCATCTATGTATGTTCGGCTCGTTACCTGGATGCCTATTTCGGATACTACGGCAGGTTTCATTTGTTACCGGAAAAAAGTACTGGAAGCAATAGACCTTGATAAAATAAAATTTGTGGGTTATGCCTTTCAGATTGAAATGAAGTATGCCTCCTGGAAGCTGGGCTTTAAAATTAAGGAGGTGCCCATCACATTCACTGATCGCATAAAAGGTAATTCGAAGATGAGCAAAGGTATTTTTAAGGAAGCGGTTATTGGAGTTTTAAAAATGAAGTGGAATGGAATCTTCCATTCATACACTAAATAG